From Rhodothermales bacterium, one genomic window encodes:
- a CDS encoding Rieske (2Fe-2S) protein — MTKEKLPVLRDAPSHPGPKGVGRRDFTLLVLGWVGTLGSMLAASAGALRGLVPNLLDEPNLRYRAAKPTDYLDGTDSFLDEIRIFIQRKGNGYRAMSAVCTHLGCTVSPDEKTGRGFRCPCHGSVFDEDGRVLEGPAPTPLPCYELSMARDGRLVIDRDRPVSADRYLMLESDPDSRSDTTDPEGERA, encoded by the coding sequence ATGACGAAAGAGAAACTCCCTGTCCTTCGAGACGCACCAAGCCATCCAGGGCCAAAGGGTGTTGGCAGACGCGATTTCACCCTCCTTGTTCTCGGCTGGGTTGGAACGCTTGGCTCGATGCTTGCGGCATCGGCCGGCGCCCTTCGTGGGCTCGTGCCGAATCTGCTCGACGAACCCAACCTCCGCTACCGAGCCGCCAAGCCGACAGACTACCTGGACGGTACCGACTCGTTTCTGGATGAGATTCGTATCTTCATCCAGCGCAAAGGCAATGGCTATCGAGCGATGTCGGCGGTGTGCACTCATCTGGGTTGCACCGTTAGTCCAGACGAAAAGACTGGCCGCGGTTTCCGGTGTCCCTGCCACGGCAGTGTCTTCGACGAGGACGGTCGTGTACTCGAGGGTCCCGCGCCCACTCCCCTGCCCTGCTACGAACTGTCCATGGCGCGCGACGGACGATTGGTCATTGATCGCGATCGACCGGTTTCAGCCGACCGGTATCTGATGCTCGAATCGGATCCAGACAGTCGTTCCGACACGACCGACCCCGAAGGAGAGCGGGCATGA
- a CDS encoding DUF4405 domain-containing protein — MRGLEHLWAALRKSVFRVGIPKTNLGRAQAMVSSFVLHLHPAKIRRESLRPNRTFGLGLISLYLLAILIVTGVLLMFDYVPSVERAYDSMKDLEFVVTAGVLLRNCHRWAAHLMVVAVVLHLARVYLMGSYKKPREFNWLVGVALLLLTLFLSFTGYLLPWDQLAFWAITVGTSIASYAPVVGDTTKYLLLGGNAVGQPALLRFYVLHVVVLPAAALFLVAVHLYRVRKDGGLARPNENKVRIEEGDQPPADKSYGLMALTSATTPHVGSDPQNEVFSWPHLLMREILLFAGTFGVVLLLAILFDAPLEELANPVHPPNPAKAPWYFLALQELVAHSAFLGGVVVPALLVATLVAVPFLDRSRSGPGQWFARDRRLPNAIFITVLVALLLLTVVATYFRGPNWDWIWPWQAVAGHGG; from the coding sequence ATGAGGGGCCTCGAGCACCTGTGGGCAGCACTGCGAAAGTCCGTCTTCCGTGTTGGGATCCCCAAGACCAATCTGGGACGAGCACAGGCAATGGTCTCCAGCTTCGTCCTTCACCTTCACCCCGCCAAAATCCGGCGCGAATCGCTTCGCCCGAACAGAACCTTTGGACTAGGGCTCATCTCCCTCTACTTGCTTGCCATTCTCATCGTCACTGGCGTGCTCCTGATGTTCGACTACGTGCCTTCCGTAGAACGCGCCTACGACAGCATGAAGGACCTCGAGTTCGTCGTAACGGCCGGCGTACTCCTGCGCAACTGCCATCGTTGGGCAGCTCATCTGATGGTAGTAGCCGTTGTCTTGCACCTGGCTCGTGTGTACTTGATGGGCTCGTACAAGAAGCCCCGGGAGTTCAACTGGCTCGTTGGCGTTGCCCTTCTCCTACTGACACTCTTCCTCAGCTTTACCGGCTACCTCTTGCCCTGGGATCAACTGGCCTTCTGGGCGATCACGGTAGGCACCAGCATCGCAAGCTACGCGCCGGTCGTGGGAGACACGACGAAGTACCTCCTCCTCGGAGGCAATGCAGTGGGCCAACCGGCCCTCCTCCGCTTCTACGTTCTGCATGTCGTCGTGCTTCCCGCGGCCGCGCTTTTTCTCGTTGCAGTGCACCTCTATCGCGTCCGAAAGGACGGTGGACTGGCGAGGCCGAATGAAAACAAGGTCAGGATAGAAGAGGGCGATCAGCCTCCCGCGGACAAAAGCTACGGCCTCATGGCGCTTACCTCAGCCACCACACCTCACGTTGGAAGCGATCCTCAGAATGAGGTCTTCTCCTGGCCACATCTGCTGATGCGCGAGATCCTGCTCTTCGCCGGTACTTTTGGCGTTGTACTGCTTCTTGCGATCCTCTTCGATGCGCCGCTCGAGGAACTCGCCAACCCGGTCCATCCACCGAACCCTGCGAAGGCGCCATGGTACTTCCTTGCGCTCCAGGAGCTGGTGGCGCACTCTGCATTCCTTGGAGGCGTGGTAGTACCCGCCCTCTTGGTCGCAACACTCGTGGCCGTTCCCTTCCTGGACCGAAGCCGATCCGGACCCGGGCAGTGGTTTGCGAGAGACCGGCGATTGCCGAACGCAATCTTCATCACGGTTCTCGTTGCGCTCCTGCTGCTCACCGTGGTCGCGACCTACTTCCGCGGTCCCAACTGGGACTGGATCTGGCCATGGCAGGCAGTCGCGGGGCACGGAGGCTAA
- a CDS encoding c-type cytochrome, with protein MNNRPSRPEPPLLPLRAFAAVGAVLVVLVLLGFLKEERREWMAHQQSFRQLEASRAVSVDERRAAETLPVELRQIVVPELGTVDRCTSCHLAVDDPTYSGTNLPFSYHPDHDVHPFERFGCTVCHAGQGRATTAEAAHGNVPFWDQPMLPLEYLEASCGRCHDPVDNPAAPRLAEGARLFEEAGCRGCHRLDGWGNQLAPDLDDSQHGEPRSPDWLVEHFLDPSKLVPESAMPRYGFTETEAKALTLFMMSRRMPPVSGYHASRRILESAESGARLFESRGCAGCHSIGGSGGDTGPSLDHVVTRRTEGWLVSHFRDPQAVSPGTVMPEYGFTDAEAHSLVLFLQRVHQQGPESLRFSVQLSAEQRGERLFKRYGCRGCHGASGEGGVPNRNSESGEQVPPLKYVKEGYTLAELKDRIRTGVPVVNKLDPNGPEPPLTMAAFGDRLTDPQLDDLVAYLLSLYPEGEELDW; from the coding sequence ATGAACAACCGACCCTCACGTCCCGAGCCACCTCTCTTGCCGCTGCGCGCTTTCGCTGCCGTCGGAGCAGTTCTCGTCGTGCTCGTCCTCTTGGGTTTTCTCAAGGAAGAGCGCCGGGAGTGGATGGCGCATCAACAGTCGTTCCGGCAGCTCGAGGCATCCAGAGCCGTGTCGGTCGACGAAAGGCGAGCCGCAGAGACCCTGCCTGTAGAGCTGCGACAGATCGTCGTCCCCGAGCTTGGCACCGTCGATCGGTGTACGTCATGTCATCTAGCGGTCGACGACCCCACCTATTCGGGAACCAACCTCCCCTTCTCCTATCACCCGGATCACGATGTTCACCCATTCGAGCGGTTCGGCTGTACCGTCTGCCATGCAGGTCAGGGGCGAGCAACAACTGCCGAGGCGGCGCACGGCAACGTCCCGTTCTGGGATCAGCCGATGCTCCCGCTCGAGTACCTCGAGGCTAGCTGCGGACGCTGCCACGATCCTGTGGACAATCCGGCCGCACCGCGTCTCGCGGAGGGTGCCCGACTCTTCGAAGAGGCGGGCTGTCGCGGCTGCCATCGACTCGACGGCTGGGGAAATCAGCTCGCACCGGACCTCGACGATTCGCAGCACGGAGAGCCCCGGAGTCCGGACTGGCTCGTCGAACACTTTCTCGACCCTTCAAAGCTTGTGCCTGAATCGGCGATGCCTCGATACGGCTTCACCGAAACCGAGGCCAAAGCCCTGACGCTCTTCATGATGAGCCGACGCATGCCACCCGTCTCCGGATACCACGCATCCAGGAGAATCCTCGAGAGCGCCGAGTCTGGTGCCCGGCTATTCGAGTCAAGAGGATGTGCAGGGTGTCACTCGATTGGAGGTTCAGGCGGAGACACCGGGCCATCGCTCGATCACGTCGTAACCCGTCGAACGGAGGGCTGGCTGGTTTCGCACTTCAGAGACCCGCAAGCTGTCTCACCCGGGACAGTCATGCCCGAGTACGGATTCACCGACGCTGAGGCGCACTCCCTGGTGCTCTTCCTGCAGCGAGTTCACCAACAGGGACCTGAGAGCCTTCGCTTTTCCGTCCAACTCAGCGCGGAACAGCGAGGCGAGAGGCTCTTCAAACGCTATGGCTGCCGGGGATGCCATGGAGCCAGTGGCGAGGGTGGCGTTCCCAATCGCAACTCTGAATCCGGCGAACAAGTACCGCCGCTGAAATACGTCAAAGAAGGTTACACGCTCGCTGAGCTAAAAGACCGGATTCGTACCGGAGTCCCAGTTGTCAACAAGCTCGACCCGAACGGCCCCGAGCCGCCGCTGACCATGGCGGCCTTCGGCGATCGCCTCACTGACCCTCAGCTCGACGATCTCGTAGCGTACCTCTTGAGCCTCTACCCTGAAGGAGAAGAGCTCGACTGGTAG